The sequence below is a genomic window from Escherichia marmotae.
GTGAGGCGCTAAAATTAATCCCTACATGGAAACCTTCCGGCAGTTTACTTGCGATCGCGTTCATTTGTGTGGCGACCTGGTTCATCAGACTTTGGGTGAGCGGAACTATCAACCCTGATTTTTCAGCAAGTGGAATAAATGCTGCGGGTGAAATATATCCTCCGCGAGGATGTTTCCACTTGGCAAGTACTTCTACGCCGCGTAACGTCCCTTCCCGGCCATTAACCACGGGTTGGTAAAAAGGTACAATTTCACCATTGCTTATTGCTCTACGCAGGATCTCTTCAGGTGTGTCACTCTTGTTAAAATATTTATCAAGCAAAAAAGCAGCAGAACAGGAGATTAACAGGCTGAATATCAAAATACCCAAACCTTTATCGATAAGTCTGGTGAAATTAAATAGCGGCGGTTGGTTATAGATAATACTGAAATGATATTTTGTGGAATTTACCCGTCCAGAAAATTGATGGCTGCCATTGAGAGTTGTCACATCTCCTGACGGTCCAATAATGCTATTCCCCACGCGCAAAGTATATTTCACCCCCTTCAACGGCACATTGAGCGCCCCGCGGATATGCTGGTCACTAATTGTCACCAGGATACGCGTATCAGCGAATTGAATCTGATAAAGGAGGATGGGTAATCTATTTACGGTGTCGATCGCCGGAGCCAATAGCAAATTGTTGTCAGATATAACAGGAATACGGGATAGCAGAACCCGATTACCTGGTAGCGATGTACACCAGACTGCACCTTGTTTGAGAATGATGATCGTCCGCAGATGTGGTTTCAGCGCAGCCTCTGTACCTAGTTGGTATTGTTCATCCAGATCGCACCTCTTCCCGGCAATTTTCATTGCCGTTCGAGTCGCCTGTGACGCTTCCTCAAGAATATGATTAATGTTGTTAGCGGCGTACCTCGCCCCCGCCAGGCTCTCTGCTTTTGCGGAATACCAGAGCTGAAAATTCAAAATAGACACACCAGTAAGAAACAAGCACACCGCAACGAGGATGGGGATAAGTGTATTGCGCATTTGCGTGTCCCGGGGCCATTATTTTGTGTTCATTCGCTCAATCTGGCGTCTACAAAGAGCATGGTAGAGAGAACCAGAAATATCCATACTCTTGATGAAATTTTGCCCTCTATGCCGTAACTTAAAGCAGAGAAAAAGCATTGGACAACAAAACGGAACAAGAATATTGGTCAGGCAAAGTTCTCTGTGTCCCCTTCACTTTTATACATAAGCTATCAATAAGTAAGGATATGATGAACTGGCACAACGTCGATGGGGCCTCGCTGGTAAGGTGGGTGTTAATTTTCCAGTACGTGCCCCCGCGTCTTTTCTTCGATAGCGGCGGCTCCAGATCATAAGATGGAGATGCCAGACCATGTCGCTCAATAGCCACATCCCAAATCAGCACCAATACATACAGCAAAATCACTAGAATGAATGTGAAACACGGATAGCAGTAATATAAGCCTTACACGTTAAAACAAGAAAAATAACTTTTTCTGATGAACTTACCTAACCAATTAGAATTAAAAAGAAATCACTAATCGCTATATTTAGCAAGTCGGACTATAGGGACAATATAATACAGACTCTGGTTACATAAGACGTTCACTTTTCACAAACCACCACGTTACAAATTGTAAAGATTAACTCTTCCAGTTTGCATTCAACTTGGCTGGTCATATCTAAATAGATATGTAAAATTGATAACGGCTGGTAATCATTCAATACTCGCACTATAGAAAGTTCGCCAGCCTGCCGCAGGCACGTGCTTTCATATGACGTGTCTGCGGTTTCGTTGTGATATTTAAATAGTAGTACTGGTGAATTATGAGCAATCCGAATCCATGCCTGACGTGTGGTGCCTGTTGTGCATTTTTCCGCGTCTCTTTTTACTGGGCCGAAGCTGATGATGCAGGCGGCACCATACCGGCTCATCTGACTGAGCAGATATCCCCTTACCACCGATGTATGCGCGGTACTAACCAGAAGAATCCACGCTGTGTTGCCCTGGCTGGAACGCCTGGAAAAAACGCCTGCTGCACAATATACAAGAATCGCTCATCCACATGTAGAGAATTCGCCATGTCTGGCGAGCATGGAGAAATTAATGAGGCATGTAATCGCGCCCGAGCTAAATATGGGCTACCGCCAATTTAAAACCGCGCCTCCTTAATAAGGCATTCAGGTGTCAAAATCAACCATACCGCGACATTATTGTTGCGGTTTAATTATTAACAATGAAAAATGAAATCATAAAATAACGCATCAACAATAATTAACATCGTTAAAATTAAATATCCTTGAGTGAAAATAGAATATTTTATGTTCCCATAGACGAATTTTTTCATGTTATGATATAATATAATACGATGAAAAAACACAAGTTATCAACTTGTCGGTAATGTAAATAAATTTCGAGGAGATCATTCCAGTGGGACGTAAATGGGCCAATATTGTTGCTAAAAAAACGGCTAAAGACGGTGCAACGTCTAAAATATATGCAAAATTCGGTGTAGAAATCTATGCTGCAGCTAAACAAGGTGAACCAGACCCTGAATTAAATACATCTTTAAAATTCGTTATTGAGCGTGCGAAGCAGGCACAAGTTCCAAAACACGTCATTGATAAAGCAATTGATAAAGCTAAAGGTGGCGGAGATGAAACGTTCGTACAAGGACGTTATGAAGGTTTTGGCCCCAATGGTTCAATGATTATAGCCGAAACGTTAACTTCAAATGTTAACCGCACGATTGCTAATGTTCGCACAATTTTCAACAAAAAAGGCGGAAATATCGGAGCGGCAGGTTCTGTCAGCTATATGTTTGACAATACTGGAGTGATTGTATTTAAAGGAACAGATCCTGACCATATTTTTGAAATTTTGCTTGATGCTGAAGTTGATGTTCGCGATGTGACCGAAGAAGAAGGAAATATCGTTATTTATACTGAGCCTACAGACCTTCACAAAGGAATTGCAGCGCTAAAAGCAGCCGGAATTACTGAGTTCTCAACAACAGAATTAGAAATGATTGCTCAATCAGAAGTTGAGCTTTCACCAGAAGATTTAGAAATCTTTGAGGGACTTGTTGATGCCCTTGAAGATGATGATGATGTTCAAAAAGTATATCATAACGTTGCAAATCTCTAATTATGAATTTAAGAAATCTGCCTTTATGGCAGATTTCTTCACCTTATCTTAGATTTACCTAAAAACTCCGCATTAAATCCAGTACCTCTACCGCTCCCGGCATGTTAAGGCATTAGCGCTTTCTGATTTCAGTGATATAGGTAATGGCAGCATGTTCAACAAAATTGGACACGTCGTCATAGGCTTCTTTACCGACGGGAGAATTGAATGCTGCGATAGCGTCTTCAAGTGAGTCGAACCACAGTTCGGAGAAACCGTCGACGGGGGAGTCGGGATATTTTTCCCGATCGATGGGGTTGAGTACATAACCTTTTAAGCCGGGGAGTCTGAGCGCTATCGCTGTATGTACCTCATCCCAGTATTTAACAAAATCGTCGAAGCTCTGTCCTTTTTTACGGGTAAGAAAGCCCACATGTTTGAAACCGTTAGCAGATGACATCATATTCTCCTCTGTATTAATTCATGTTTTTGTAAAACTGGCCGGCGAAATCCGGCATCGTCTTGCAATTTAGATGAAGCGTAATAGAGAAGGTGACTATGGCTGTTTTTCTTCGTGCGATAAACACGCTTTCACTCGTCTCTGAGTAGACATAGATTCTACAAATCGTTTTCAATTTATTGTAAAATAAATCTATATACAGGGCTAATACCTCTCACGGACAATTATGAGAAGAACAGATCATCTGGGGGGAATTACGGCTTTTGTCGCCACAGCCCAGCAAGGAAGTTTTACGGCAGCAGCGGAAAAGCTGGGGCTGACAAAGTCTGCCATAGGAAAAAGCGTCAGTCGTCTGGAAGACCGCCTCGGGTTGAAGCTTTTTCAACGTTCCACCCGTCGGTTGAGCCTGACGCCTGATGGCGAGCGTTTTCTTGCCAGTTGCCAGAGCGCAATAGATATCCTGGAGCAGGCTGAGGCGGAACTGACGTCACATACCTGCCAGCCCTCCGGGCGCCTGCGGGTAGATTTACCTGCAGCCTTCGGACGACAGCGCATCCTTCCTATCCTGCTTGATATCACCCGACGCTACCCCGAACTGGCGTTGACCGTTACGTTCAGCGAGCGGTTCGTTAACCTGATTGATGAGGGGATCGATCTTGTCGTTCGCATTGGTGAGCTGTCAGACAGCAGTGGGCTGGTTGCCAGAAGACTGACAACCCAGAAGCTGGTGATCTGCGCCTCTCCAGATTATCTGTTCAACCACGGCGAGCCTGTCAGTATTGATGACCTGAATCACCATCAGTGCGTTGTCGGCTTTCGCCGTAACCAGCCTGTTTCGTGGTTGCTGAAAGAGGGGGATGGTCAAATCAGCCGCTTTGTCCCTCCGCCGACCCATGAGTTTGCCGATGGTGACGCGATGCTCGCTGCTACCCTGGCGGGAGGGGGATTGTCGCAACTCCCCCTCTGGTTGGTGGGCAGATATCTCGACGAGGGTAAATTGCGGGAAGTGCTGCCCGGACACTCCGGCGGGGAGATGCCTATCAGCGCGCTGTGGCCAAAAAGCCGCCAACTGCTGCCCAAAATCCGCTATGTAGTGGATACCCTGGTCAGAGCTGCGGAAGACGGCCTGCTTGATTAATTATTCCCTGCTATCGGACCAGAAGGGGTAATCCGTATAGCCTTTTTCATCTCCGCCGTACATCGTTGCCCGGTTAACATCATTCAACGGCCAGTCATTAACCATTCGTTCCACAAGATCCGGGTTCGCAATGTAAGGCCGACCAAAACCAATCAGGTCAGCTTTCCCCTCCTGGAGATATGCTTCGGCACGCTGCTTATCAAAGCCACCGGTAATAATCAAAGGTCCGGAATAAGCTGCACGAAATTTTTCAATAAACCCGGCAGGGATGGCCTGTTCTCCCAGTGTTTGCTGGTCGCTCAGATGAACATACGAGAGAGAACGGGCGCTGAGTTTATCAGCAAGCATCAGCCAGGTTTCTTCCTCGCCATCAAAAGGACGCATGTCAAACAGACGCCCGAAGGGAGCCAGGCGGATACCCGTTTTACCTGAGCCGATGGCCGTAGAGATTGCGTCAGTCACTTCCAGAACAAAGCGCAGGCGATTGTCAGTATCCGCGCCACCGTACTCATCCTTGCGAGTATTCAGCCCACCATTAATAAACTGCTCAAGCAGATAGCCATTGGCGGCGTGGATCTCAACACCATCAAAGCCCGCCCGAATAGCATTTTTAGCGGCCTGAACGTAATCCTGCACCACGGCTTTAATCTCGGGGATCGACAGCGCACGGGGTTCCGATACCGGAACCGGACCGGGTTTGCCGTTTTCGTCGCGTGCGTAGCAGGTGGAATTATTGGCTTTAACTGCCACCGAACTGACGGGGGCCTGTCCATTAGCCTGCAAACTTGTGTGAGAAATTCGCCCGACGTGCCAAAGTTGAATATAAATTTTTCCGCCAGCGTCGTGGACCGCTTTTGTAACTTTTCCCCATCCCTGCACCTGAGCATCGCTGTAGATTCCGGGAGTGAAAAGATAACCCTGTCCCTGGACGGAGATTTGCGATCCTTCTGTAATAATGAGCCCTGCAGATGCGCGCTGCTGATAATATTTTGCAGTCAGTTCATCTGGAGTATCGTCTGAAATTGCCCGTGAGCGGGTCATTGGTGCCATAACGACGCGATTTGCCAAGTTAGTGTCACCGACCTGAAACGGGGTAAATAATTTTTCCATTTTTATCTCCTTTACTGGAGGAAGTATGATGGTCTCAACGACGTAATAAAAAAACAGCACTCTGGTCCGAACTAAGTAGACATAATTTCTACATTTAGTGTTCTCTCAGTATTAAGCCGTCATATTTTTGTTTTTAGGTGATGTCCCACGTGGAGATAAAGCCTGCCGCAAAGTTGATGAAGGCTCAGTACATCTGCTTCTGGCACATAACAGTCTTCCAGACAGCGGTCGATATATTCACTCGGCCCCCGTATCAGTTCATCCAGTGCGGTTGCTTTGTTCATGCCTTTGATGATGTCCCGTTTCAGGAAATCAATATGCCGGTTATCCAGCTCAAGAAAATGCTGCTGCACCACAGGGGTATTCCGTCGAGAATACTGGCAATTTCACCTGCAATCCGTGAAAGCACAAAAGTACAAAATGCGGTTTCCACCACTTCAGCAGAGTCTCTGGTATTTTCAGCTCCTGTGCGTCGGTCTGCGCACGTGTAAGTTCTGAATAGTACGGACATTCGCACCAAAAATGTCAGCCGACTGCTTTTTGTTGACTTCCATTGTTCATTCCACGGAAAAAACAGAGAAGGAAGCAGCAGAGGCCAAAAAGCCCATTTTCAGTAACTGTCGTTTCCTTTCTTTTTAGGCGGTGTTTTAAATAAAAACATTAAGTTACAGTGAAGAAGAACGAAACGCCTTAAACCGGAAAATTTTCATAAATAGAGAAAACCCGCGCGCCTTCCCCCGTAGTCTGCCGGATTGCCGGAAAGGGCCTGCAAAATTTTAGTCACCAAGTCCAGTTATAAGAGGAGCATTCCTGTCTCATATTCTCTTTTTCTGCTCCTCACTCTGAGGGAAATAACGATTTTTGGAAGTAATAGCAACCGCAACAGTCTTGCGTAATGATGGCGGCATCATTCATCTCTCGCAGTCTTACGCCTCTCTTCTTTAATCTTGAAATGTGACGGAGTTCCGGCAATGCCCAGAAACCAGCATTACAGGCCGATGTGCCACAGGCGGCGCCAGTTGTTATTATCAATGGATTTCATATCCTCACCCCGATGTGCGCGAATGGTGCAGTATGTTTGAAAAGATCGGAGTCTACGGGTTAGTTTTTACAGCAAACATTGTTCACAACAACACTAAAAAACAGAAATTTAAAATAATAGGGTTAAAAACCATGTATTAAATAATAATGCGCGATATGTTTTGTTATTTAGTGTATTGTATACGACCATTTACACAGGAAAAGCCTATGTCAGAACGTAAAGACTCAAAATCACGCCGTAATTATCTCGTTAAATGCTCCTGCCCAAACTGCACCCAAGAATCAGAACACAGTTTTTCCAGAGTACAAAAAGGTGCCCTTTTAATCTGCCCTCATTGCAACAAAGTATTCCAAACAAATCTTAAAGCTGTTGCCTGATTTTTGATTACTTATCAAGAGCTTTGATATTTTAATAATATATTTAAATCAGATAAGAAAAAACCCGCCTGAGCGGGTTTGAGATTGTGGTGCTTTTTGTGGGAGTCACCCACTTACGCACTTTGTTTTACTATGCCAGCAGTTAGCTTCTGCTATTAAACTATTCATACAGCAAACCTGTACTTCACCACAAAATGGGATTCTATATCCATTACTCTATCTGCATCTCTACTCAGGCATCAGCCATCTTCGTTATCGTATACAGTCGAGTCCTGGATTTTAATCGGTAATTATAACATTTGCTGCCGCAGGACCTTTAGCACCACTCTCTACAGAGAAGGTAACCTTTTGACCTTCAAATAAGGTTCGATAATTATCATTCTGAATCGCAGAAAAATGCACAAACACATCTTTACTACCATCAACAGGAGAAATAAAGCCGAAACCTTTATCAGCGTTAAACCATTTTACTAAACCAGTCATTTTATTTGACATTCTACATTCCTTAACTTGAGCCTTTCGGCATAAATGGTTTGTATAACAGAAACGACTTCGTACTTAATTGGAGAGACTCAAAGAAGGAATAAGTGAATAACACCTGAAATGAGAACTGCTTTAGTAAACTACTTCGTATATCGTCTGTTCTTCAAACCGACGCAATCATTAACGCATAGTTGTACACATAGAAGCAATGTTTATTTTAGACATCCAGCCACCCCCTCCAATTTAAAACACAAAAAACTCTCATTAGCGGGTTTTCTACTTTTTCTCAACACCGGATATACAAAGCCCATCGTTGAGAAAATCTCACCCATGTTTTTTGAAACAAAAAGCAAGCATCATGCCGCCATCTTCGCTGAAAATTATTTATATTGTCAATTTCCTTAACTGCACCTCACATACGCTTCTTCCTGCCAGCACTTTGTAACCAGTTTATCAATAACGTCAGCATATCCTTTATCCCATTGATAATCCGTCATGTCTGGAACCAGCTTCTGGACATGACATCGCACCTGGGGGGCGGTAAACGACTAAACCAATTTCCATTGCAACGTCCGCACATCTTATAAACAGGCACGCCATGAAGCCGGATTCTTTTTTATCCAGGGCAATACCTTTACCCTTACACCCTCTGCTCACCGTGCTGACTTCTCCCTTGCCATGACAATACTGACATAGTTTCTTCTCCCACCAGGTAGACGGTATATCCGAGCAGCGTTGGCATTTCGGATAACTTCAGCTCAGGTTTACGCTTCACCTCCACAGAGGTCAAACGCTGGATACAAAAAATTGTATGTGCGCATAAACGTCCCTGTTTAGCGCAGAAGCCACCGGAGTTGTTCAGGCTCCGATAGGGTAATTATGCCGTTTTGATTTCCCAAAAACATCGATACAGTTAAAATACTTTTACTCTCTGGAAGCCTTTCTTAGCTCTCTTGGTGTTATCTTAAAACGATTATGGAATCTTTCAGTAAAACGAGAAGGACACTTATAACCATTTTCTCTGGCAATCTCGCTTATGGATTTTATAGTCGTTTGTATAGCAGACAACGCATTATTTAACCTCACATCGTCCAATATACTTTGAAAACTTACCCCCTCGTTTGCCAGACGGCGATGTAATGTGGAAACAGAAATGTAGAGATATCTCGCAACCTTGTTTGCTGTCCATTTTGCTCCTGGTTCGGGTAGCAGCAGGTTATAACAATGACTTATCAGTGATTGTTTACTATCTGATAAAAGTAAATAATTAGCATGATTTACTCCTAACGAAAGTAGAACAGCCATTGCTAAATGCTCCTGAATTTGAGTTGAGAAACCTCGAAAAATAGATATTTTTAGCTGCTCCCAACAATATATTAACTCAGGGTTCTGAGGTAAACAGAACCCTGTTTTGTTACGTATTTGATCAGTTACCGAAAAAAAATTTTTGGAATTTTTCAATTAGTTCAATGGGAAAGTAAAGCATTTCTGCAAGATAAAGACCTGCTTCTGGATAATTCGCAATATAAAACTCATGTCCACATGGAAATAACATTATTTGATTATTATCAACAGTCAAACTATGCGTCTCCCAATTGATAATTTTTTTCCCTGACGGATACGACATAAAGCTGGCACAATAGCCCTAACAATATGAATCTCATGATGTTTATGCATCCGTATTTCTTCAATCTTTAGGTTGGTCTTACCTTTTGCCAGCATACTCTCACCCTACTTTATCTCATAAACTGGTGTTATCTCAGCGGTTGTGATTTTATTGGCATTAAGCATATAACCAACTAACGCTCCGCTGGAATTAGAATCTACAGGAATCTTGTCAGTTTTCAGAGCCCATACTTTAAACTGGTAATGATGCGGTTTATCCCCTTTCGGAGGACATGCACCACCAAATCCGGCATAGCCAAAATCATTTCGGCCTTGAACAGCACCTGTCGGAAGTTTTGTACCATCACGTCTTCCTGCATCAGCAGGCAAATATGTTACTGTTGCTGGAATATTAACAACAGTCCAGTGCCACCAACCACTACCAGTAGGTGCATCTGGATCATAAACAGTTACGGCGAAACTTTTAGTGCCCTCAGGGACACCAGACCAGGTTAATGAGGGCGATATATTGCCACCTTCACACCCAAATCCGGAAAAGATATGAGACTTTGTAAGTTGTTTTCCTGTTTTCATTTCACTACTTGTGACCTGAAACTCTGCGGCCTGCGCAGAAAATGTGATGAATACCAATACACTTGAAACGATAAGTTTTTTCATAAAAACCTCTTTGTTATGACCTATCGTTATTTTATTTGATATTCATTTATCTCATTATGCATAAAGACGCAATGTTCATGCAAAAGCAATCATAATTATAAAATCGACCCCAGCATTAACCAT
It includes:
- a CDS encoding kinase inhibitor produces the protein MKKLIVSSVLVFITFSAQAAEFQVTSSEMKTGKQLTKSHIFSGFGCEGGNISPSLTWSGVPEGTKSFAVTVYDPDAPTGSGWWHWTVVNIPATVTYLPADAGRRDGTKLPTGAVQGRNDFGYAGFGGACPPKGDKPHHYQFKVWALKTDKIPVDSNSSGALVGYMLNANKITTAEITPVYEIK
- a CDS encoding LysR family transcriptional regulator, whose translation is MRRTDHLGGITAFVATAQQGSFTAAAEKLGLTKSAIGKSVSRLEDRLGLKLFQRSTRRLSLTPDGERFLASCQSAIDILEQAEAELTSHTCQPSGRLRVDLPAAFGRQRILPILLDITRRYPELALTVTFSERFVNLIDEGIDLVVRIGELSDSSGLVARRLTTQKLVICASPDYLFNHGEPVSIDDLNHHQCVVGFRRNQPVSWLLKEGDGQISRFVPPPTHEFADGDAMLAATLAGGGLSQLPLWLVGRYLDEGKLREVLPGHSGGEMPISALWPKSRQLLPKIRYVVDTLVRAAEDGLLD
- a CDS encoding YebC/PmpR family DNA-binding transcriptional regulator, with amino-acid sequence MGRKWANIVAKKTAKDGATSKIYAKFGVEIYAAAKQGEPDPELNTSLKFVIERAKQAQVPKHVIDKAIDKAKGGGDETFVQGRYEGFGPNGSMIIAETLTSNVNRTIANVRTIFNKKGGNIGAAGSVSYMFDNTGVIVFKGTDPDHIFEILLDAEVDVRDVTEEEGNIVIYTEPTDLHKGIAALKAAGITEFSTTELEMIAQSEVELSPEDLEIFEGLVDALEDDDDVQKVYHNVANL
- a CDS encoding YkgJ family cysteine cluster protein, with amino-acid sequence MSNPNPCLTCGACCAFFRVSFYWAEADDAGGTIPAHLTEQISPYHRCMRGTNQKNPRCVALAGTPGKNACCTIYKNRSSTCREFAMSGEHGEINEACNRARAKYGLPPI
- a CDS encoding alkene reductase, whose protein sequence is MEKLFTPFQVGDTNLANRVVMAPMTRSRAISDDTPDELTAKYYQQRASAGLIITEGSQISVQGQGYLFTPGIYSDAQVQGWGKVTKAVHDAGGKIYIQLWHVGRISHTSLQANGQAPVSSVAVKANNSTCYARDENGKPGPVPVSEPRALSIPEIKAVVQDYVQAAKNAIRAGFDGVEIHAANGYLLEQFINGGLNTRKDEYGGADTDNRLRFVLEVTDAISTAIGSGKTGIRLAPFGRLFDMRPFDGEEETWLMLADKLSARSLSYVHLSDQQTLGEQAIPAGFIEKFRAAYSGPLIITGGFDKQRAEAYLQEGKADLIGFGRPYIANPDLVERMVNDWPLNDVNRATMYGGDEKGYTDYPFWSDSRE
- a CDS encoding EAL domain-containing protein, with amino-acid sequence MRNTLIPILVAVCLFLTGVSILNFQLWYSAKAESLAGARYAANNINHILEEASQATRTAMKIAGKRCDLDEQYQLGTEAALKPHLRTIIILKQGAVWCTSLPGNRVLLSRIPVISDNNLLLAPAIDTVNRLPILLYQIQFADTRILVTISDQHIRGALNVPLKGVKYTLRVGNSIIGPSGDVTTLNGSHQFSGRVNSTKYHFSIIYNQPPLFNFTRLIDKGLGILIFSLLISCSAAFLLDKYFNKSDTPEEILRRAISNGEIVPFYQPVVNGREGTLRGVEVLAKWKHPRGGYISPAAFIPLAEKSGLIVPLTQSLMNQVATQMNAIASKLPEGFHVGINFSASHIISPTFVEECLKYRDSFTRHDLNLVLEVTEREALHVDENLVQRLNILHENGFVIALDDFGTGYSGLSYLHDLHIDYIKIDHSFVGRVNADPDSTRILDCVLDLARKLSISIVAEGVETKEQLDYLNKNNITFQQGYYFYKPVTYIELVKIILSKPRVKVVVE
- the cspB gene encoding cold shock-like protein CspB yields the protein MSNKMTGLVKWFNADKGFGFISPVDGSKDVFVHFSAIQNDNYRTLFEGQKVTFSVESGAKGPAAANVIITD
- the ynfU gene encoding putative zinc-binding protein YnfU; this translates as MSERKDSKSRRNYLVKCSCPNCTQESEHSFSRVQKGALLICPHCNKVFQTNLKAVA
- a CDS encoding EthD family reductase, with the protein product MSSANGFKHVGFLTRKKGQSFDDFVKYWDEVHTAIALRLPGLKGYVLNPIDREKYPDSPVDGFSELWFDSLEDAIAAFNSPVGKEAYDDVSNFVEHAAITYITEIRKR